TAGCAAGACTACGCTACGTAGTCCCCGCTACCCCTCGAAGGTAGAACGGTCAGCGGTGGTAACAAACATACGACGATTCGTGGTCAAATACAATTACCTCTCAGCGTTGCTGGGACATCAATATGGCGATGCTTGGGATCAGGAGCTTAGCTCGGGCGCCGCAGGCGGCAGGGGGCGCTCTCCCTTCTCTTTTTCCCACCACTTTTGGGGGGGAATGGCCACCAACAGGTCGCATTGAAAGTGAACATCGTATTTCCTCTTCACTTGGCTGCATTATTTGAAATTTCTACGATGGATAACACGCAATTTCATTAACCGGTATCCCTATAAAAAATTTCAGGTAAAAGTAGAAATAATGAATCACATTCTTTGCATAAACTAAATTAAGTTCAAGTTTTACCAGTTATATAGGATACCCATTTGGATAACTTGCCTTAAGAATAACAAAATGAAACTGCTCACtatgcttttttaaaattattattaacaaCCTGTACAGAGAAGAGAATTTGTTTGCAAATGATGTGATTTGACTaacaaaacaattaagttAATTTATCTAATAATAACCAAATAAGCAAACCTGACAATATATTCAGCAACAATAATTCTTGCAATGTCAAACCATACTtacaaatgtaatatttacttTAATACAATATTTTGCTTCTCTAATTCCGTTGCATCATTTTTGTTCGTTTTTTATGCCTTGTAACTTCTGACaatctctttttgttttctttacatCGTGTCAATCATCATGCCCGAAAAAACAACAGACCTCTGTTGACTACAAGTTCCAGtacatatacaattttttttttaagtgtaggaggtaaaagtaaaaagttgTCAGAAAACTAAATACTCAAGCAAAGTATAGATAACTGTAAAAACTAATTAAGTAAAGTTAAAAGTATTTGAAGCTTGCTATTTCCCACCACTCCTGAATGCTCCTTGAGTtacttgtggaaaaaaagaccttTGTTTTGGCAGTGGTCAGATTTGTTTACAATCGTGATACAAAGAACAAAATGCAATCAGGCCTGCATTTTGTTGAAAGGATACTTGGTTGGTGGTTGCGGAGGGGGAGGGACAGCCAGGGGCATTTCCCCGAGATAATTATCCACATATGACCGGTCCAGACAAGACATTGGATTGATAATATAAAAAGAGCTTTGTCAACCCTGCAAGCTCTTATTTTCTTAGTCGAGCCGCGCGCTGTCAAACAAAGACAATGGAGTCGGGTTGGAATCTTTCATTAAAGGTCAAAGGCCAACGGGAGGAGAACAAGGTGCCTTCAATAAAAAGCCTCGGTTGCAATCCTGAGTCTTCACCGTTGGACTGCTGGACACTGACGTCAACAATGAAGCTGTGAGTTtccatattttaattttgaattttgaactTTCACTAACGATTTGAACTTTATAATTTCAGTGTTATATGCTGGCTGATGCTCCTCCCGCTTGTTACAGCAGCTCTAATCAGAGGTGAGCCAATATGATGATCAATTGATTTGCTAACAAATACCACAactgtttctctttttctcctttttgaatgtttttgtagCACGGAGAGAAGATGTTTTAAGTTTTCTGAATGGTGAGAATAATTCTGCCAGACTTTTCAAAgcatttattgttattgtccTGCTTCTTGATTTTACTATATGGTACAGTATTTTGATGTTAGTCAGTATTTTGAACTCCtagaacaaaatgaaaacattaatTGTTCATCTCTGTTGTTGTAGATGCCCTCAGCACAAAAACAGGAGAGACCATGCCTGCAATTATGACAGGTCTGTGACATCGAGAGAAATCGACAGATGATAAGAATAACGATAAATGATGATAGACGATAAGAAGAATTACACACATCTGGTAGAGGCAAAATCAAAACCGAGTTTCAGTTTTGTTATGCTTGtgacatgatttttttaaaatcatggtGTTATGAGTCATCTTTCGCAGGGCACAGAAACCCGCCAAGTGAACCAGAGAAAGGTCAAGATTCTCAAGGTACTGTACTCGATACTCCTACAGTTTATGAGTCAGAATGAAAGTAATatgaactcatttttttcaacattaatTTTCAGATCTTTCAGAGGATCAGTCTTTGGAGAGCGCCAACCAAGACAAAATTACAGGTgtttaataaatgaaaaatgctgaaaatattttgaacttCAGATCAAAtgaatagtaataataatcataattgcAGAACCTGAGGTGTCTGATGCGAACCTTGGAGGGGAAAGCAAAGGTAGAGCTTTAATGATTATCAAATAGTTATGTTGTGTATACTttataatttcacacattaaaaaaagttggacACCTTTGAGGCTATCATGTGGAATAAGCAAAATTTCAGGTTAATGTGTAACAATAAACATAATTAAAATTGATTAACATGAAGGGGAAAAGAACttaaaaatgcatcaaaaTCTTGGCAAAAACACCAAATTAATTAACATAATTGGATTACTATGGAATTAAACTCTTAGTCAGTTTAAAACATCAATTTCCAAAAATCTAATTGTCCTACCCTTTTTTGGGATCTGTCTTCCCATTTGAAACCCAATCATTATTATAATGATGTAGATTCTACCTTAAAGGTGTGAAATCAACATTTTGTCACTGCTTCCAAAGACCTTGACAGCGATGAGGCTCCTCAATCAAAGGAGGAAGACAAAGCTCCACCTCGCAGACGAACGGGAGCGCCGCTTGCGAGCAGGAGACGAGCTCAAGATCAACAATGTGGAGAACGAGTCGATCTGAACAGTGAGGAGGCCGTTACTGATGCTATGA
This DNA window, taken from Syngnathus acus chromosome 16, fSynAcu1.2, whole genome shotgun sequence, encodes the following:
- the LOC119136258 gene encoding uncharacterized protein LOC119136258; translation: MESGWNLSLKVKGQREENKVPSIKSLGCNPESSPLDCWTLTSTMKLVICWLMLLPLVTAALIRARREDVLSFLNDALSTKTGETMPAIMTGHRNPPSEPEKGQDSQDLSEDQSLESANQDKITEPEVSDANLGGESKDLDSDEAPQSKEEDKAPPRRRTGAPLASRRRAQDQQCGERVDLNSEEAVTDAMNVPSRLPVQDTSLQMTTSVEGVHSLDTSRELDVHDGRPVGASPS